The following coding sequences lie in one Lelliottia jeotgali genomic window:
- a CDS encoding Branched-chain amino acid transport system permease protein LivM, producing the protein MGVQLELDGTKLVVDTAADIRWQWVFVGTAVVFLFQLLRPVFQKTLKNVSGPKFVLPAIDGSSVKQKLFLVALLVAAVAWPFMVSRGTVDIATLTMIYVILGLGLNVVVGLSGLLVLGYGGFYAIGAYTFALLNHYYGLGFWTCLPLAGLVSAAAGFLLGFPVLRLRGDYLAIVTLGFGEIVRILLLNNTEVTGGPNGISQIPKPTFFGLEFSRSAREGGWDTFSNFFGVKYDPSDRVIWLYLVALLLVVITLFVINRLLRMPLGRAWEALREDEIACRSLGLNPTRIKLTAFTISAAFAGFAGTLFAARQGFVSPESFTFAESAFVLAIVVLGGMGSQFAVILAAILLVVSRELMRDFNEYSMLMLGGLMVLMMIWRPQGLLPMTRPQLKLKNGQAKGEQA; encoded by the coding sequence ATGGGCGTGCAGTTAGAACTGGATGGCACCAAACTGGTGGTCGATACCGCCGCCGATATCCGCTGGCAGTGGGTGTTTGTCGGCACCGCCGTGGTGTTCCTGTTCCAGCTGCTGCGTCCGGTGTTCCAGAAGACGTTGAAAAACGTCTCCGGCCCGAAATTCGTGCTGCCTGCCATCGACGGTTCCTCCGTTAAACAGAAACTGTTCCTGGTGGCGCTGTTAGTTGCTGCTGTTGCGTGGCCGTTTATGGTCTCGCGCGGGACGGTGGATATCGCCACCCTGACCATGATCTACGTGATTCTGGGCCTCGGCCTGAACGTGGTAGTCGGTCTGTCTGGCCTGCTGGTGCTCGGTTACGGCGGTTTCTACGCCATCGGTGCTTACACCTTTGCGCTGCTGAACCACTATTACGGCCTCGGCTTCTGGACCTGTCTGCCGCTGGCGGGCCTGGTGTCTGCCGCTGCGGGCTTCCTGCTCGGCTTCCCGGTGCTGCGCCTGCGCGGTGACTACCTGGCGATTGTGACTTTAGGCTTCGGCGAAATCGTCCGTATCTTGCTGTTGAACAATACCGAAGTGACCGGCGGCCCGAACGGCATCAGCCAGATCCCGAAACCGACCTTCTTCGGCCTGGAGTTCAGCCGTTCCGCGCGGGAAGGGGGCTGGGATACTTTCAGCAACTTCTTCGGCGTGAAGTACGACCCGTCCGACCGCGTGATTTGGCTCTATCTGGTGGCACTGCTGCTGGTGGTCATTACGCTGTTCGTGATTAACCGTCTGCTGCGCATGCCGCTGGGTCGCGCGTGGGAAGCCCTGCGTGAAGATGAGATCGCCTGTCGCTCCCTGGGCCTGAATCCGACGCGCATCAAGCTGACCGCCTTTACCATCAGCGCCGCGTTCGCCGGTTTTGCCGGAACCCTGTTTGCCGCGCGTCAGGGCTTCGTCAGCCCGGAATCCTTCACCTTCGCCGAATCGGCCTTCGTGCTCGCTATCGTAGTGCTCGGCGGGATGGGCTCGCAGTTTGCGGTGATCCTCGCGGCGATCCTGCTGGTGGTTTCTCGCGAATTGATGCGCGACTTTAACGAATACAGCATGTTAATGCTGGGTGGTTTGATGGTACTGATGATGATCTGGCGTCCGCAGGGCTTGCTGCCAATGACCCGTCCACAGTTAAAGCTGAAGAACGGGCAAGCGAAAGGAGAGCAGGCATGA
- a CDS encoding glycerol-3-phosphate ABC transporter substrate-binding protein yields the protein MTSLRHTALGLAIGLAFATNAMAVTTIPFWHSMEGELGKEVDSLAQRFNDTHPDYKIVPVYKGNYEQSLSAGIAAFRTGNAPALLQVYEVGTATMMASKAIKPVYEVFKDAGINFDESQFVPTVSGYYTDSKTGHLLSQPFNSSTPVLYYNKDAFKKAGLNPDQPPKTWQDLAEYTAKLKAAGMKCGYASGWQGWIQIENFSAWHGLPVATKNNGFDGTDAVLEFNKPEQVKHIALLEALNKKGDFSYFGRKDESTEKFYNGDCAITTASSGSLADIRHYAKFNYGVGMMPYDADVKGAPQNAIIGGASLWVMQGKDNGTYKGVAEFLDFLAKPEIAAEWHQKTGYLPITKAAYDLTREQGFYDKNPGADIATRQMLNKPPLPFTKGLRLGNMPQIRTIVDEELESVWTGKKTPQQALDSAVERGNQLLRRFEQSTKS from the coding sequence ATGACTTCGTTACGACACACAGCTTTGGGTCTGGCAATCGGTCTGGCTTTTGCGACGAACGCAATGGCTGTCACCACGATTCCGTTCTGGCATTCGATGGAAGGGGAGTTGGGCAAAGAGGTTGATTCCCTGGCGCAGCGTTTCAACGATACCCACCCGGATTACAAAATTGTGCCGGTGTACAAAGGTAACTACGAACAGAGTCTGAGCGCGGGTATCGCGGCGTTCCGTACTGGTAACGCACCGGCGCTGCTGCAGGTGTATGAAGTCGGCACTGCCACCATGATGGCCTCGAAAGCGATCAAGCCGGTCTATGAAGTGTTTAAAGACGCGGGCATTAACTTTGATGAATCTCAGTTCGTGCCAACGGTTTCCGGTTACTACACCGACTCCAAAACCGGGCATTTACTTTCCCAGCCGTTTAACAGCTCCACGCCGGTTCTGTACTACAACAAAGACGCCTTCAAAAAAGCCGGTTTGAACCCGGATCAGCCGCCGAAAACCTGGCAAGACCTGGCCGAGTACACCGCCAAACTGAAAGCAGCAGGCATGAAGTGCGGCTATGCGAGCGGCTGGCAGGGCTGGATCCAGATCGAAAACTTTAGCGCCTGGCACGGTCTGCCGGTCGCCACCAAAAACAACGGCTTTGACGGTACCGACGCGGTACTCGAGTTCAACAAGCCGGAGCAGGTGAAGCACATCGCCCTGCTGGAAGCGTTGAACAAGAAAGGCGATTTCAGCTACTTCGGACGTAAAGACGAATCCACCGAGAAGTTCTACAACGGCGACTGCGCCATCACCACCGCTTCATCCGGATCGCTGGCGGATATCCGTCACTACGCCAAATTCAACTACGGCGTGGGCATGATGCCTTACGACGCGGATGTCAAAGGCGCACCGCAGAACGCCATCATCGGCGGAGCGAGCCTGTGGGTGATGCAGGGCAAAGACAACGGCACCTATAAAGGCGTGGCGGAGTTCCTCGACTTCCTCGCAAAACCAGAAATCGCTGCCGAGTGGCACCAGAAGACGGGCTATCTGCCGATCACCAAAGCCGCCTACGACCTGACACGTGAGCAGGGCTTCTACGACAAAAACCCAGGTGCGGATATCGCCACCCGCCAGATGCTGAACAAGCCGCCGTTACCGTTCACCAAAGGTCTGCGTCTGGGCAACATGCCGCAGATTCGTACCATCGTGGATGAAGAACTGGAAAGCGTCTGGACCGGCAAGAAAACGCCACAGCAGGCGCTGGATTCCGCAGTAGAGCGCGGGAATCAGCTGCTGCGCCGCTTTGAGCAGTCGACCAAGTCTTAA
- a CDS encoding Glycerol-3-phosphate ABC transporter, permease protein UgpA codes for MSSSRPVFRSRWLPYLLVAPQLIITVIFFIWPAGEALWYSVQSVDPFGLSSQFVGLDNFAALWHDSYYLDSFWTTIKFSALVTFSGLAVSLFFAALVDYVVRGSRLYQTLMLLPYAVAPAVAAVLWIFLFNPGRGLITHFLGEFGYDWNHAQNSGQAMFLVVFASVWKQISYNFLFFFAALQSIPRSLVEAAAIDGAGPIRRFFKLALPLIAPVSFFLLVVNLVYAFFDTFPVIDAATAGGPVQATTTLIYKIYREGFAGLDLSASAAQSVVLMGLVIVLTVVQFRYVESKVRYQ; via the coding sequence ATGTCATCATCCCGTCCGGTATTCCGTTCGCGCTGGCTGCCCTATTTGCTGGTCGCCCCGCAGCTGATTATCACCGTTATCTTTTTCATCTGGCCTGCGGGCGAAGCGCTGTGGTACTCGGTACAAAGCGTCGATCCGTTCGGGCTCTCCAGCCAGTTTGTTGGGCTGGATAACTTCGCCGCACTCTGGCACGACAGCTATTACCTCGACTCCTTCTGGACGACGATCAAATTCAGCGCCCTGGTGACGTTCAGTGGCCTTGCGGTGTCGCTGTTTTTCGCCGCACTGGTCGATTACGTGGTGCGCGGCAGCCGTCTGTATCAGACGCTGATGCTGCTGCCTTACGCCGTGGCACCCGCCGTTGCCGCCGTGCTGTGGATCTTCCTGTTTAACCCAGGGCGTGGGCTGATTACCCATTTCCTCGGTGAATTTGGCTACGACTGGAACCACGCGCAAAACAGTGGGCAGGCGATGTTTCTGGTGGTCTTCGCCTCAGTGTGGAAGCAGATCAGCTACAACTTCCTGTTCTTCTTTGCTGCGCTGCAATCCATACCGCGATCGCTGGTTGAAGCCGCCGCGATTGACGGCGCTGGGCCGATTCGCCGCTTCTTCAAACTGGCGCTGCCGCTGATTGCGCCGGTCAGTTTCTTCCTGCTGGTGGTCAACCTGGTGTACGCCTTCTTCGACACCTTCCCGGTGATCGACGCCGCCACCGCCGGTGGACCGGTGCAAGCGACCACCACGCTTATCTACAAAATCTATCGCGAAGGCTTTGCCGGTCTGGATCTGTCAGCCTCTGCCGCGCAGTCCGTGGTACTGATGGGGCTGGTGATTGTGCTGACGGTGGTTCAGTTCCGCTATGTCGAAAGTAAGGTGCGCTACCAATGA
- a CDS encoding Branched-chain amino acid transport ATP-binding protein LivG has protein sequence MSQPLLSVNGLMMRFGGLLAVNNVSLDLFPKEIVSLIGPNGAGKTTVFNCLTGFYKPTGGTIMLRDQHLEGLPGQQIARMGVVRTFQHVRLFREMTVIENLLVAQHQQLKSGVFSGLLKTPAFRRAQSEALDRAATWLDRIGLLQHANRQASNLAYGDQRRLEIIRCMVTQPEILMLDEPAAGLNPKETKELDELIVELRNHHDTTILLIEHDMKLVMGISDRIYVVNQGTPLANGTPDEIRHNPDVIRAYLGEA, from the coding sequence ATGAGTCAGCCATTATTATCCGTAAACGGTCTGATGATGCGTTTTGGCGGCCTGCTGGCGGTCAATAACGTCTCGCTGGACCTGTTCCCGAAAGAGATCGTCTCCCTGATTGGCCCGAACGGCGCGGGGAAAACCACGGTCTTCAACTGCCTGACCGGTTTCTATAAGCCGACGGGCGGGACCATTATGCTGCGCGATCAGCATCTTGAGGGGCTGCCGGGCCAGCAAATTGCCCGCATGGGCGTGGTGCGTACCTTCCAGCATGTGCGTCTGTTCCGTGAAATGACGGTGATTGAAAACCTGCTGGTGGCGCAACATCAGCAGCTCAAGAGCGGCGTGTTCTCTGGCCTGCTGAAAACCCCGGCCTTCCGCCGTGCGCAGAGCGAAGCCCTCGATCGCGCTGCCACCTGGCTCGATCGTATTGGCCTGTTGCAGCACGCTAACCGTCAGGCGAGCAACCTGGCCTATGGCGATCAGCGTCGTCTCGAGATTATCCGCTGCATGGTGACGCAGCCGGAAATCCTGATGCTCGATGAACCGGCTGCCGGTCTGAACCCGAAAGAGACCAAAGAGCTGGACGAGCTGATCGTCGAGCTGCGCAATCATCACGACACCACCATTCTGCTGATTGAGCACGATATGAAACTGGTGATGGGCATCTCGGACCGTATTTACGTGGTGAATCAGGGCACGCCGCTGGCGAACGGCACGCCTGATGAAATTCGACATAACCCGGACGTGATCCGCGCCTATCTGGGTGAGGCATAA
- a CDS encoding Glycerol-3-phosphate ABC transporter, ATP-binding protein UgpC has product MAGLKLQAVTKSWDGKTQVIQPLTLDVADGEFIVMVGPSGCGKSTLLRMVAGLERVTSGDIWIDRQRVTEMEPKDRGIAMVFQNYALYPHMSVEENMAWGLKIRGMGKGHIEEKVKEAARILELDGLLKRRPRELSGGQRQRVAMGRAIVRDPAVFLFDEPLSNLDAKLRVQMRLELQHLHRRLKTTSLYVTHDQVEAMTLAQRVMVMNKGIAEQIGTPVEVYEKPASRFVASFIGSPAMNLLEGRISNAGTHFELDSGMALPVNWFYRGYAGRKMTLGIRPEHIALSSQAEGGVPLVMDTLEMLGADNLAHGRWGDQKLVVRLAHQERPKAGSTLWLHLPENHLHLFDGETGQRV; this is encoded by the coding sequence ATGGCTGGATTAAAATTACAGGCAGTAACCAAAAGCTGGGACGGCAAAACCCAGGTGATTCAACCCCTGACGCTCGACGTGGCGGACGGCGAATTTATCGTGATGGTCGGCCCGTCCGGCTGCGGGAAATCGACGCTGCTGCGTATGGTGGCCGGGCTTGAGCGCGTGACCAGCGGTGATATCTGGATTGACCGCCAGCGCGTGACCGAAATGGAACCGAAAGATCGCGGGATCGCGATGGTGTTCCAAAACTACGCCCTGTATCCGCACATGAGCGTGGAAGAGAACATGGCCTGGGGCCTGAAAATCCGCGGGATGGGCAAGGGGCATATCGAAGAGAAAGTGAAAGAGGCCGCGCGCATTCTGGAGCTGGACGGCCTGTTAAAACGCCGCCCGCGCGAGCTCTCCGGCGGCCAACGCCAACGTGTGGCAATGGGCCGCGCGATTGTTCGCGACCCGGCAGTGTTCTTGTTTGACGAGCCGCTCTCCAACCTCGATGCCAAACTGCGCGTGCAGATGCGCCTCGAATTGCAGCATCTGCATCGTCGCCTGAAAACCACTTCGCTGTACGTCACCCACGATCAGGTAGAAGCGATGACCCTCGCCCAGCGCGTGATGGTGATGAACAAAGGCATCGCTGAGCAGATCGGTACGCCTGTAGAAGTGTACGAAAAACCGGCCAGCCGCTTCGTTGCCAGCTTTATCGGTAGCCCGGCGATGAACTTGCTGGAAGGGCGCATCAGCAACGCGGGGACCCATTTTGAGCTGGATAGCGGTATGGCGCTGCCAGTGAACTGGTTTTATCGCGGCTACGCCGGGCGTAAAATGACGCTCGGTATCCGCCCGGAACATATTGCGCTAAGCTCGCAGGCGGAAGGCGGCGTGCCCCTGGTGATGGACACGCTGGAGATGCTGGGTGCGGATAACCTGGCGCACGGGCGCTGGGGCGATCAAAAGCTGGTGGTGCGCCTCGCGCATCAGGAACGCCCAAAGGCGGGCAGCACGCTGTGGCTGCATCTGCCGGAAAATCACCTGCACTTATTTGATGGTGAAACAGGACAACGCGTATGA
- a CDS encoding Glycerophosphoryl diester phosphodiesterase: MSNWPYPHIVAHRGGGKRAPENTLAAIDKGAYYGHQMIEFDAKLSKDGEIFLLHDDNLERTSNGWGVAGDLPWRDLLKVDAGSWFSGEFKGEPLPLLAEVADRCRQHGMMANIEIKPTTGTGPLTGKVIALAAREMWEGMTAPLLSSFEIDALEAAQAAAPELPRGLLLDEWRDDWRELTTRLDCVSIHLNHRLLDEARVKMLKDAGLHILVYTVNKPQRAAELLRWGVDCICTDAIDVIGPNFNSADY, from the coding sequence ATGAGTAACTGGCCATATCCTCACATCGTCGCCCACCGTGGCGGCGGGAAACGAGCACCGGAAAACACCCTGGCAGCGATTGATAAGGGCGCGTATTACGGTCATCAGATGATTGAATTTGACGCCAAGCTGTCGAAAGATGGCGAAATTTTCCTGTTGCACGACGATAACCTTGAGCGCACCAGCAACGGCTGGGGTGTGGCGGGCGATCTGCCGTGGCGCGATCTGCTGAAAGTGGACGCCGGAAGCTGGTTCAGCGGCGAGTTCAAAGGCGAACCGCTGCCGTTGCTGGCGGAAGTGGCAGACCGCTGTCGTCAGCACGGGATGATGGCCAATATCGAAATCAAACCGACCACAGGCACCGGGCCGCTCACCGGGAAAGTGATTGCGCTGGCCGCGCGCGAAATGTGGGAGGGGATGACCGCACCACTGCTGTCGTCGTTTGAGATTGACGCCCTGGAAGCAGCACAAGCAGCTGCACCGGAACTGCCGCGCGGATTATTACTGGACGAATGGCGTGACGACTGGCGCGAGCTGACCACCCGCTTAGATTGCGTGTCGATCCACCTGAACCATCGTCTGCTGGATGAGGCGCGCGTGAAGATGCTGAAAGACGCTGGATTGCACATCCTGGTTTACACGGTGAACAAACCCCAGCGTGCGGCGGAGTTGCTGCGCTGGGGCGTGGATTGCATCTGCACCGATGCGATTGACGTGATTGGCCCGAACTTTAATTCTGCGGATTATTGA
- a CDS encoding Branched-chain amino acid transport ATP-binding protein LivF, translating into MEKAMLSFDKVNAHYGKIQALHDVSLHINQGEIVTLIGANGAGKTTLLGTLCGDPRATSGRIVFDGKDITDWQTAKIMREAVAIVPEGRRVFSRMTVEENLAMGGFFAEREQYQTRIKRVYELFPRLYERRIQRAGTMSGGEQQMLAIGRALMSQPRLLLLDEPSLGLAPIIIQQIFDTIEQLRKEGMTIFLVEQNANQALKLADRGYVLENGHVVLSDTGDALLANEAVRSAYLGG; encoded by the coding sequence ATGGAAAAAGCGATGTTATCTTTTGACAAGGTGAATGCCCACTACGGCAAGATTCAGGCCCTGCACGACGTCAGCCTGCATATCAATCAGGGCGAGATCGTGACGCTCATCGGGGCCAACGGCGCGGGGAAAACCACGCTGCTCGGTACCCTGTGTGGCGATCCGCGTGCCACCAGCGGGCGCATCGTCTTTGACGGTAAAGACATCACCGACTGGCAGACCGCCAAAATTATGCGTGAAGCGGTGGCGATTGTTCCCGAAGGCCGCCGGGTGTTTTCCCGGATGACGGTAGAAGAAAACCTGGCGATGGGCGGCTTCTTTGCCGAACGCGAGCAGTATCAGACCCGCATTAAACGCGTGTATGAACTCTTTCCGCGTTTGTACGAGCGCCGCATTCAGCGTGCAGGCACCATGTCCGGCGGTGAGCAGCAGATGCTGGCCATTGGCCGTGCGCTGATGAGTCAGCCGCGTCTGCTGCTGCTCGACGAGCCATCGCTCGGTTTAGCGCCGATCATCATCCAGCAGATATTCGACACCATCGAGCAGCTGCGCAAAGAGGGGATGACCATCTTCCTCGTCGAGCAGAACGCCAACCAGGCGCTGAAGCTCGCGGATCGCGGCTACGTGCTGGAGAACGGCCACGTGGTGCTTTCCGATACCGGCGACGCGCTGCTGGCGAACGAAGCGGTGCGGAGTGCGTATTTGGGCGGTTAG
- a CDS encoding High-affinity leucine-specific transport system, periplasmic binding protein LivK, which translates to MKRNAKALIAGMVALAISQAAIAEDIKVAVVGAMSGPVAQWGDMEFNGARQAIKDINAKGGIKGDKLVGVEYDDACDPKQAVAVANKIVNDGIQYVIGHLCSSSTQPASDIYEDEGILMITPGATNPELTQRGYQHIMRTAGLDSSQGPTAAKYILEKVKPQRIAIIHDKQQYGEGLARSVQDGLKKGGANVVFFDGITAGEKDFSALLARLQKENIDFVYYGGYYPEMGQMLRQARATGLKTQFMGPEGVGNASLSNIAGDAGEGMLVTMPKRYDQEPANKAIVEALKAQKKDPSGPYVWITYAAVQSLATALERTGSKEPLDLVKDLKAHGADTVIGPLNWDEKGDLKGFEFGVFQWHADGSSSVAK; encoded by the coding sequence ATGAAAAGGAACGCGAAAGCATTAATCGCGGGAATGGTTGCATTAGCGATTTCGCAGGCAGCCATAGCGGAAGACATTAAAGTTGCCGTCGTCGGTGCCATGTCCGGTCCGGTTGCCCAGTGGGGCGATATGGAGTTCAACGGCGCGCGTCAGGCGATCAAAGACATCAACGCCAAAGGCGGTATCAAAGGGGATAAGCTGGTTGGCGTGGAATACGACGACGCCTGTGACCCAAAACAAGCCGTCGCCGTAGCCAACAAAATTGTTAACGACGGCATCCAGTACGTGATCGGCCACCTGTGTTCGTCCTCGACTCAGCCTGCTTCCGATATCTACGAAGACGAAGGCATTCTGATGATTACGCCAGGAGCTACGAACCCGGAGCTGACGCAGCGTGGCTATCAGCACATCATGCGTACCGCCGGTCTGGACTCCTCTCAGGGGCCGACGGCTGCGAAGTACATCCTCGAAAAAGTGAAGCCGCAGCGCATCGCGATCATTCACGATAAACAGCAATACGGCGAAGGCCTGGCGCGTTCCGTCCAGGATGGCCTGAAAAAAGGCGGCGCGAACGTGGTCTTCTTCGACGGCATCACCGCCGGTGAGAAAGACTTCTCTGCGCTGCTGGCCCGTCTGCAAAAAGAGAACATCGACTTCGTTTACTACGGCGGCTACTACCCGGAAATGGGTCAGATGCTGCGCCAGGCACGCGCGACCGGTCTGAAAACCCAGTTCATGGGCCCGGAAGGCGTGGGTAACGCGTCCCTGTCGAACATCGCGGGCGATGCGGGTGAAGGCATGCTGGTGACGATGCCAAAACGCTATGACCAGGAACCGGCGAACAAAGCTATCGTAGAGGCGCTCAAAGCGCAGAAGAAAGATCCGAGCGGTCCGTACGTCTGGATCACCTACGCGGCGGTGCAGTCTCTGGCAACTGCCCTGGAACGTACCGGCAGCAAAGAGCCGCTGGACTTAGTCAAAGATTTGAAAGCTCATGGTGCTGATACCGTGATTGGGCCGCTGAACTGGGATGAGAAAGGCGATCTAAAGGGATTTGAATTTGGTGTCTTCCAGTGGCACGCCGATGGATCTTCCTCGGTAGCCAAATAA
- a CDS encoding High-affinity branched-chain amino acid transport system permease protein LivH — protein MSEQFLYFLQQMFNGVTLGSTYALIAIGYTMVYGIIGMINFAHGEVYMIGSYVSFMIIAALMMMGIDSSWLLVGAGFVGAIVIASAYGWSIERVAYRPVRSSKRLIALISAIGMSIFLQNYVSLTEGSRDVALPSLFNGQWIVGASENFSASITTMQLVIWIVTFLAMLALTIFIRYSRMGRACRACAEDLKMASLLGINTDRVIALTFVIGAAMAAVAGVLLGQFYGVINPYIGFMAGMKAFTAAVLGGIGSIPGAMIGGLILGVAEALSSAYLSTEYKDVVSFALLILVLLVMPTGILGRPEVEKV, from the coding sequence ATGTCCGAGCAGTTTCTCTATTTCTTGCAGCAGATGTTTAACGGCGTCACGCTGGGAAGCACCTATGCGCTGATCGCCATCGGCTACACCATGGTTTACGGCATTATCGGCATGATCAACTTCGCCCACGGCGAGGTGTATATGATCGGCAGCTATGTCTCCTTTATGATCATCGCCGCCCTGATGATGATGGGCATCGACAGCAGCTGGCTGCTGGTCGGTGCCGGTTTTGTCGGTGCGATTGTGATTGCCAGCGCCTACGGCTGGAGCATCGAGCGCGTGGCCTATCGGCCCGTGCGCAGCTCCAAGCGTCTGATTGCGCTCATCTCCGCCATCGGGATGTCCATCTTCCTGCAAAACTACGTCAGCCTGACGGAAGGCTCGCGCGACGTGGCGCTGCCAAGCCTGTTCAACGGCCAGTGGATTGTCGGTGCCAGCGAAAACTTCTCGGCGTCCATCACCACCATGCAGCTGGTTATCTGGATTGTGACCTTCCTGGCGATGCTGGCACTGACCATTTTCATCCGCTACTCCCGCATGGGCCGCGCCTGCCGCGCCTGCGCAGAAGATCTGAAAATGGCCAGCCTGCTCGGGATTAACACCGACCGCGTGATCGCCCTGACCTTTGTGATCGGTGCGGCGATGGCCGCCGTCGCGGGCGTGCTGCTCGGTCAGTTCTACGGCGTGATCAACCCGTACATCGGCTTTATGGCCGGGATGAAAGCCTTCACCGCCGCGGTTCTGGGTGGGATCGGCAGCATTCCTGGCGCGATGATCGGCGGCCTGATTCTGGGCGTTGCTGAAGCGCTCTCCTCGGCGTACCTGAGTACCGAATATAAAGACGTGGTGTCGTTCGCGCTGCTGATTCTGGTGCTGCTGGTGATGCCTACCGGGATCCTGGGTCGTCCGGAGGTAGAGAAAGTATGA
- a CDS encoding Glycerol-3-phosphate ABC transporter, permease protein UgpE produces the protein MIENRPGLTIFSHTMLILGIVVILFPLYVAFVAATLDTKAVFDTPMTLIPGGHLFENMATIWTQGVGANSAPFWLMMLNSFIMAFSITVGKIVVSMLSAFAIVWFRFPLRNLFFWMIFITLMLPVEVRIFPTVEVIANLGMLDSYAGLTLPLMASATATFLFRQFFMTLPDELIEAARIDGASPMRFFRDIVLPLSKTNLAALFVITFIYGWNQYLWPLLIVQDVNLGTAVAGIKGMIATGEGTTLWNQVMAAMLLTLIPPVVIVLAMQRAFVRGLVDSEK, from the coding sequence ATGATTGAGAACCGTCCGGGGCTGACGATTTTCAGCCACACCATGTTAATTCTCGGGATCGTCGTCATTCTGTTCCCACTTTACGTGGCCTTTGTTGCCGCTACGTTGGATACCAAAGCGGTCTTCGACACGCCGATGACGCTCATTCCCGGCGGCCATCTTTTCGAGAACATGGCGACCATCTGGACCCAGGGCGTCGGGGCCAACAGCGCGCCGTTCTGGCTGATGATGCTCAACAGTTTCATCATGGCGTTTAGCATTACGGTCGGCAAAATCGTGGTCTCGATGCTCTCGGCCTTCGCTATCGTCTGGTTCCGTTTTCCGCTGCGTAACCTATTCTTCTGGATGATCTTTATCACCCTGATGCTGCCGGTCGAAGTACGTATCTTCCCGACTGTGGAAGTGATCGCCAATCTTGGAATGCTCGACAGCTACGCGGGCCTGACCCTGCCGCTGATGGCCTCGGCGACCGCGACCTTCCTGTTCCGTCAGTTCTTTATGACCCTGCCGGACGAGCTGATTGAAGCCGCGCGCATCGACGGTGCCTCGCCGATGCGTTTCTTCCGCGACATCGTGCTGCCGCTTTCCAAAACCAATCTCGCGGCGCTGTTTGTGATCACTTTTATCTACGGCTGGAACCAGTATCTGTGGCCGCTGCTGATTGTGCAGGACGTCAATCTCGGCACCGCCGTGGCGGGCATCAAAGGCATGATCGCTACCGGCGAAGGCACCACCCTCTGGAACCAGGTGATGGCGGCAATGTTGCTCACGCTGATTCCCCCGGTCGTAATCGTTTTAGCCATGCAACGCGCGTTCGTGCGTGGTTTAGTAGACAGTGAGAAATAA